CACATCACGGAAATCCATGTGATCCTTCATTCCACCCTTGAAAGTTACCTTCACTGATTCCGGAATGGGCATTGACGCTTCACCGGTAGCAAGCGCAAGCGCAACTGTTCCTGAGTCAGCTCCAAAAGCAACCCCTTTGGACATCCTCGTGTGAGAGTCGCCACCAATAATGATCGCCCACTCGTCCACAACGATATCGTTCAGAACTTTGTGGATCACGTCAGTCATGGAGTGATATTCGCCTTTCGGGTCACGGGCAGTGATCAAACCGAAATCATTCATGAACTTCATCAGCTTCGGAATGTTTGCCTGCGCCTTTTTATCCCATACTGATGCAGTGTGACATCCTGACTGGTAGGCGCCATCAACGATTGGCGAAATCACGGTTGCAGCCATTGACTCCAATTCCTGAGAAGTCATCAAACCGGTTGTATCTTGCGAACCTACGATATTAACCTCTACGCGAACATCGGAACCGGCGTGCAAAACTTTGCCGGGAGTGGTACCAACTGCATTTTTGTTGAAGATTTTTTCAACTGCTGTAAGGCCTTGTCCTTCGTGAGAAATCTCTTTTGACGGAGCATATACCAGCGGAATATCGATACCCAGAATCTTCGCGGCAACTGTCTGGATCTTTTTACCGAATACGATCGCGTATGATCCGCCAGCTTTTATAAATTCCATTTTCTGAGGCGTCAGTGCCTTAGAAATGTCAATCAGTTCCTGATCGCCTTTGTATAGCTTTTTATTCTTTATGCTAATGGTCAGCTCAGTACCGGTTGCAACAGAGTAGACCTCCTCGAGAACAGGATCGCCGCTTTCATTGCGGACAATGTTACCGTCTGCATCAACCTTTTTAACCCAGTTTTTGAGATCAATTCCAATACCACCGGTCACATCAACTGTAGTAAGAAAAATCGGAGAGATACCATTTGTACCTCCCACGATCGGGGCAATATTGACGAAGGGAATATACGGGCTTGCCTGTTTACCAGTCCAAAGCGCCACGTTGTTCACTCCTGACATTCTGGATGACCCCACGCCCATTGTGCCTTTCTCGGCTATCAACATCACGCTTTTATCAGGATGCTCAGCTTGAAGTGCTTTAATTTCCTGCTGTGCCTTTGGAGTGATCATACATAAACCATGTAGCTCACGGTCCGATCTTGAATGGGCCTGGTTACCAGGAGAAAGCAAATCGGTTGAAATGTCGCCTTCACCAGCTATATAGGTAACGATCTTAATTTCGTCGGGAACGTCCGGCAGTTTCGTAAAAAACTCAGCCTGAGCGTAACTTTTAATAATATCTATGGCGATTTCGTTGTTGCTCTTATATGCCTCTTTCAGGCGGTCTATATCAGCATCATAAAGGAAAACCTGTGTTTTAAGAACCCTTGCAGCTTCTGTCGCGATAGACAGGTCATCGCCCAGGGCCAGGTCGAGCAATACTTCAATGGAAGGGCCACCTTTCATATGAGATAATAACTCAAAGGCGAAAGCAGGCGATATTTCTTCTACCAGAGATGCTCCCAAAATGATCTCTTTTAAAAACCTGGCTTTCACACCAGCGGCACTGGTAGTTCCCGGCAAAGTGTTGTAAATAAAAAACCGAAGGGAGTCTTCCCGATATTCGTTATTTGGATCTTTAATCTGTGCAATGATTTCCCCCAGCAATTCGGCACCATCTATTGGCTTGGGATTAAGCCCCTGGGTTTTTCTTTCTTCTATTTCTTTGATGTAATCCTGATAAATATTCATATTCGAAATCTTTTCAAATGTTAAAGGCAGATTTATAAAACGGTCATTAGAGCACTACGAGCCGCTTCTACTCCTTCTTGCATTCGGGCATAATACCCTTCATCATGTCCAAGTTAAAAGCCATAGTAATTAATCAAATTTTGGGAATATCTGTTGTCAATAAAACACGCGAAAGTACGAAATTACAAAATATCCGAAGGCATTCGAATGCTTTTTCACTACTATTTAGCATGATTATATACTAATAGTACGTTTAGATAACCACGTCATAATTTTTTTTGTTCTGCCATCCCCTCCATTTCGGAAATTATTTAAAAATCGTCCGGTAAAAACGTCCTGATCTGCTGAGGTTTAAAATTACCTTTTTTCAGGCGCTTTGATTTTTTGCAGGAATGTGCCCTATATTTGGACATTCAAAGTGGTACCAGATCCCTTAAATCAAAAGTTATGTCAAAAAATCTGGTGATCGTAGAATCACCGGCGAAGGCCAAAACCATTGAAAGTTATTTAGGGCAGGATTTCACTGTCAAGTCCAGTTTTGGACACGTCCGTGACCTTCCTGAACATGATATGGGTGTTGATGTTGAGCATGATTTCCAGCCGTCTTACGAGATTTCATCCGATAAAGTAAAGGTTATTTCTGAGCTGAAAAAGCTTGCCAAAGGCGCCGAAGTGTGGCTGGCAACGGATGATGACCGTGAAGGAGAAGCTATATCATGGCATTTAAAAGAAGCACTCGGCCTGCCGGATGACACCAAACGAATCGTATTCCGTGAGATCACCAAAACGGCTTTGCAGAATGCCATATCAAAACCGAGAATCATCGACGTTGACCTGGTAGACGCCCAGCAGGCAAGAAGGATTCTGGACAGGCTCGTGGGTTATGAACTTTCACCGGTACTTTGGAAAAAAATCAGAATTGGTAAATCCAATCTCTCGGCGGGACGCGTACAATCAGTTGCTGTGCGCATTGTAGTGGAGCGCGAAAGGGAGATTGACGCGTTCAGAAGTAAAAGCAGCTTTAAAATAACTGCTCATTTTGACCTGGGCAACGGCAAAATATTGAATGCCGAACTTGCCAAGAATTTCACGACAGAAGAAGAAGCTTTCAAATTCCTTGAAAGATGCATAGGCGCACAATTCTCTATTAAAAATCTTGAAGTTAAACCAGCCAAAAAAACACCTGCACCGCCATTCACAACTTCTACATTACAACAGGAAGCGTCCAGAAAACTGAGTTTCTCCGTAGCGCAGACCATGACAGTTGCACAGAGGCTCTACGAGGCAGGAAAGATTTCCTACATGCGTACCGACTCGACCAACTTATCGGAAGAAGCACTGGAAAAGGCCAGACAGCAGATTACCGCTGAGTACGGACACGACTACTATAACAAGAGGATTTTCAAGACCAAATCTGAATCGGCGCAGGAGGCTCACGAAGCCATTCGTCCGACTGATTTTTCTACATTATCAGCAAGTAGTGACCGTAATGAGCAACGTTTGTACGAACTGATCTGGAAGCGTGCTATTGCGTCTCAAATGTCGGATGCGCAGCTGGAACGTACCACTGCTACCATTGCTATTTCAACTACGTCCGAAGAACTCATCGCGCAAGGCGAGGTGATCAAGTTTGAAGGATTTTTGAAGGTATACCTGGAATCCAGTGACGACGAAGGCGACGAAGAGCAGAAGGGAATGTTACCCCCATTGAACATTAACCAGATCCTGAATCTGGCGGATATGAAAGCAACTGAGCGCTTTACGAGAAACCCTCCACGCTATACGGAGGCAAGTCTTGTTAAAAAACTGGAAGAAATGG
The genomic region above belongs to Dyadobacter pollutisoli and contains:
- a CDS encoding bifunctional aconitate hydratase 2/2-methylisocitrate dehydratase, giving the protein MNIYQDYIKEIEERKTQGLNPKPIDGAELLGEIIAQIKDPNNEYREDSLRFFIYNTLPGTTSAAGVKARFLKEIILGASLVEEISPAFAFELLSHMKGGPSIEVLLDLALGDDLSIATEAARVLKTQVFLYDADIDRLKEAYKSNNEIAIDIIKSYAQAEFFTKLPDVPDEIKIVTYIAGEGDISTDLLSPGNQAHSRSDRELHGLCMITPKAQQEIKALQAEHPDKSVMLIAEKGTMGVGSSRMSGVNNVALWTGKQASPYIPFVNIAPIVGGTNGISPIFLTTVDVTGGIGIDLKNWVKKVDADGNIVRNESGDPVLEEVYSVATGTELTISIKNKKLYKGDQELIDISKALTPQKMEFIKAGGSYAIVFGKKIQTVAAKILGIDIPLVYAPSKEISHEGQGLTAVEKIFNKNAVGTTPGKVLHAGSDVRVEVNIVGSQDTTGLMTSQELESMAATVISPIVDGAYQSGCHTASVWDKKAQANIPKLMKFMNDFGLITARDPKGEYHSMTDVIHKVLNDIVVDEWAIIIGGDSHTRMSKGVAFGADSGTVALALATGEASMPIPESVKVTFKGGMKDHMDFRDVVHATQAQMLQKFGGENVFQGRIIEVHLGTLPADQAFTFTDWTAEMKAKASICISEDDTLIESLEIAKSRIQIMIDKGMDNHRQVLQGLINKADKRIAEIKSGEMPALAPDANAKYYAEVVIDLDVIVEPMIADPDVNNKDVSKRYTHDTIRALSYYGDDKKVDLGFVGSCMVHKGDLKIVSQMLKNLEEQQGKVEFHAPLVVAAPTYNIIEELKSEGDWDVLQKYSGFEFDDKAPKVAARTEYENMMYLERPGCNLCMGNQEKAAKGDTVMATSTRLFQGRVVEDSERKKGESLLASTPVVVLSAILGRIPNLAEYKAAVVGIDMTKFAPPSKQLSR
- the topA gene encoding type I DNA topoisomerase — encoded protein: MSKNLVIVESPAKAKTIESYLGQDFTVKSSFGHVRDLPEHDMGVDVEHDFQPSYEISSDKVKVISELKKLAKGAEVWLATDDDREGEAISWHLKEALGLPDDTKRIVFREITKTALQNAISKPRIIDVDLVDAQQARRILDRLVGYELSPVLWKKIRIGKSNLSAGRVQSVAVRIVVEREREIDAFRSKSSFKITAHFDLGNGKILNAELAKNFTTEEEAFKFLERCIGAQFSIKNLEVKPAKKTPAPPFTTSTLQQEASRKLSFSVAQTMTVAQRLYEAGKISYMRTDSTNLSEEALEKARQQITAEYGHDYYNKRIFKTKSESAQEAHEAIRPTDFSTLSASSDRNEQRLYELIWKRAIASQMSDAQLERTTATIAISTTSEELIAQGEVIKFEGFLKVYLESSDDEGDEEQKGMLPPLNINQILNLADMKATERFTRNPPRYTEASLVKKLEEMGIGRPSTYAPTISTILRREYIVKEDRQGTEREFKEMTLTNNEIKSKVNREVYGSEKAKLFPTSTGMVVNDFLVSHFNDIIDYSFTASVEKDFDNIAEGHLEWRQMIKNFYTPFQKKVAEAREEAIDKSLTSRDLGEDPATGKKVSVRIGKYGPYVQIGDVEDEEKPKFASLQKGQLMETITLDEAFELFKLPREVGLFEEKELIVNIGKFGPYVKHDGKYFSLARTDDPMSVTEDRLVEIIAEKRLQDSNRTIKEFAEDAEAKVLNGKYGPYIAFGKKNVKIPKGTDPASLTYEEVVKLAAETPDKPAGRGAKKPAAKAPAAKKPAAKKAVKKS